The Eubalaena glacialis isolate mEubGla1 chromosome 3, mEubGla1.1.hap2.+ XY, whole genome shotgun sequence nucleotide sequence agtaCTTTATCACAAGAGGGCTTCTGACCTAGATTCTGGATAAGAAGGGAGAAAATCAGATTTTGTGATACATACACCTAGAACTGAATTACTCTGGAAGCTGATTTAGGAAATAAGATCTGAAGTTGTGAAAGAACACAACAGTGTGGCTGGCACCTAGAGAGCAAAGGTTGAGGGAAATTACATATATAATGAAACTGGGAAAATagacaaggacaagatcatgggtGAGCTTACAAGCCATGCTAAGAATCTGGGACATAATCCAAAGGGCAATGTGGGGATACATTGAAGGGTTTTAAGGAAAAGAGTGAcacgttttgctttttttttttttttttttgattgcacTGGATTGGACTGGACTGGACTGGATTGGATTGGGTGGGTCAAGACCCAAAGCAGAGAGATCAGCTATGAGACCACAGTAATAGTCCAGGTGAGATGACAGGGGCTTTGACTAGGAGGATGGCAGAGGGGATAGAAAGCAAATAAAATCAAGAGATACTTAAGAGGTAGAATGACAAGTCTTGGTAACTGTTTGCATATAAGaggtgacagagagagaggagcaaAGGATGGCTCCCAGGCTTAGGATCTGAGCCACTAGGTAAACAGCAAAGCTTAGACTAAAAAAGATGACGGTGCAAGTTTATGGGGTAGAAATATCGAATTTGGCTTTAGACATGGTAAGTTTGATACCTGCAAGATATCCAAATGGAAATGTAGACCAGGCAGGGAGACACACAGGTCTAGAGCTCAGATTTGTATGTCATCTACATAGAGGCAGTAATGGAAGGCTTGGGAGTAAACTAAATTACCTAAAGAGAGTACGCAGAATAAGAAAAGAGGCTTCGGGACTTAGTCCTCAGATATGCTGACATTTAGAGGTTAGATAAAAAGCAAAAGTGAGAAGAAGAACTAAGGAGTGTCCATAATAGGATAgcaggaaaactaagagaatctgATATCATGGAAGCCAAGGAGAATGTATTTCTAGAAGGGAGTGGTCAACAGTTCCTAGGCATGGCATACGTCGTGATCATTTACAGAATTGTTCATTACCTGCCTCCTGCATACTACTTCCTCCTCATTTCCTGCCATTTCCCCAAACCCATCCTTTATGCTCTAACACCAATCTTGCCTAACTTCCCTTGGACCATGTAATGTATTCTCATGCATCCTCCCCTTTTCATGTGAAGTCCTCTCTCATTCCTGAATCCCCAACCCTGAacccctcctttccctcccagaATCAGTGAACACTATCTATCCTTTAATACCCTAAGCTGCTCAGACATCATCCACTCTTAGGCCTTCTTTGACCACCTCCTCCCCAAATTGAATCAATACATTTCTCATTCTGTTTACCTGGTATATAGTTCTATGATTGTGCTTATCCTAGTATTCAGTATATTGTCATAACTTATTTAATGTTTGTGTTCTCTACTTGACTATGAGCTACTTGAGGGCAAGGAGAactttgtattctgcttttttcatAGCTATACATGACATAGTATCAGACACACAGCTGGCTTCAACAAAGGCTCTGGACCTTATTGCTACCTATACCACCTAGGGAATGCAAATGTCTTGGGCTAGGATAAAGGACCACGGGAATTGCTGACATGGAGCAGGAGGCAAAGACAACTGAAGCATAACCAAATAATAACTGAATCAACTGCTTCATTGGTGCCAGACCACTAAGCCCTTCATAGTGCCCTAGCTCAGTGTTCACCACACCCCTTAGTAGGTGTTAGCATcaccctcactttacagatgaggaaatggaggctagAGAAGTTAAGTCACTCGTCCAAGGTCAGACCCTGGCGAGAGGAGCCAGGACTTGAAGGAACCCAAGTCTGTTTGACTCCAGAGCCCCATACTCTTAAGTCCAGCTAGCACTTGAGCTTGAAGGAAGTTCCTTGCACTGATTCAAACTTGTGAAGGACAGTACTGGGCTTGTGCTATGTGGGCAGCAGGGCACCACTGCTCCCAGCCCATGCTGCCTGCTCCAGCAGCTAGTGGCTCTGCTTGGCCAGAAGCTGTGAGGGACAAAAGCAAAATGTCTGTGAAGGGTCTATCCCTTGGTATTGATTTGTCAAGGCCCTGGGGTCCCGGGAGCAGGTAGGAGGGATTCCGAAGAGTAAGCCAGTCGCTGCAATGTCAGACACTAAGTTGGGAATGGAAGTAAAAGGTGAGGGAGCCAGAGTGGAGAGGATCGAGCCAAGTTGCCAGGTCTTGGGCAATTTCAAGCCCAAGGCTCTGAGCCAAGGACAAGCCACTGTGCCTAAAATAACCTCCCAAGAGAGTCTTAACTGACCATTTTGTAATCACTATCCCAGTTCTGACTTTTAGGTCAATGTAATTAGCATTGATTGGACCCCTATTATACGTTAGCACCGTGAAAGGTACAAAGACCTGGCCTTCTGCAGAGACAGGGCAAGCGCACAGGACACAATGAGAGCGCTGTATAAAACAATACATAATGCAGTGCCAACCTGTGTGGTCCCAGCCACGAAGGCAGCTGGAAttcacagaaaggaaagagcAGAGTGTGCTGGCACAGGCAGTGGGGGCTTCTTGGAGCACATGACCTAAAAGGAGGAAGACAGAGTAGAAGAGAAGAGCTTTTCGggtaggaggaagagggggagcaaAGGTGAGGTGGCAGCAATGAGAAGGAATTGTTTCTTGGGCTGTGTGAAACCCATCTGTGGAACAAAGGATTCTTGTCGGAGAAGAATGGGATCTGAAGTTAGCTGAGTAGGGAAGATCAGATGATAGAGGTCCTGGATCCAAGAATATTGATCAAGTAAATTTAACATGCAGAATCCAAAAGTTCGTCACGTGGGCAATGAGAAATCATCCGGGCTTTGAAAAAggcaattaagaataaaaatttaattttaggaaGATTTATTTGGTGGTAGTGTTTGAAATGGATTAGAGACGAAAGGactaaaggcaaaaacaaaaaacaaaaaaaactgtcaaacaaaaacaaaaacaaataaaacctgaATGCTTCTTGGGTATCCACTAAAAGTTTGACTGCATGCAAACTTAATAAACATAGTCTATCCCCTGCCAGTCCAAAGGGGAAGACATTCATTAATCCCATAGTTACCCATTAAGGACCTGCTATGTGCCAAGGATTATACTGGGTCCTGGGGACGCAGTGAAGAATAAAACAAAGCTCTGGCCCTCATAAAGGTTAGCCTCAGGTGGGTGTGGAAGACAACACAAAAGCAAACCAATAATTACATCAATGTAAAGCCAGGTAcgaagtgctatgaaggaaaataaagcagggcaTTGGGCAGGGAATGGTGTGATAAagaggtcagggaagacctctaaGAGAAAAtgtcacaatatttcaaacccaGAGAACAGGCAAAATGGAGATGCCACCACTAGAAATAAGAATATTGAGAAGGTGACTCAGTTTGGAAGAGTACAGAGAAAGTGGGGAGTCTTGTTTCAAGTGTGGCAGGCTTGTGTTAAAAGCAGGATATCCACACAGAAATGTCAGGATACTAGAACTCTAATGTACAAGATCAGAAGAAGATAAAGGTTAGCCATGTAGATTTTAAAATCATCCATTGATATTTCAGAGGTAAGAACGTTCTCTCCAAAACTAATTAACATGAAATGAAAGTAACTCAAGGACTGAAAAAATTGGAGTATAAGATACACAAATAGTTTTATCGTATCTCCTGTGATGATCCCCAGACTCCAGACTCCTGGAACCTCAGGACTTGGGCAGTGACTTTGATAGGCAGCAAGctagtaacaaaataataatactaataattgaGGCTCATACACAACCAACCATCCAAAAGATGTCTGTCCCCTGGTCCTTCAAACCCCTAAGCACGGTTGTTGGGATGGCTCTATCCCTCTTCTGTACTGACTCCTTGGACCATATCTTGCCCCTTTGTGATTGCTTCTTCTGATAGTTCTGAAAGTTTTAATGTTTGGGAGAAAGGGATTTggcaagcaaaataaacaaattttaaactgACCACTCCTGCCTTCCTAGAAATGGCAGGAATTAACGTTGGGATAGACTCATAGGCTCCAGTTTGCCCGGAACGGTTCCAGTTTCGGCACTGTTAAGTCTCGTATCTTGGAGAAACCCCTCAgccccaggcaaactgggatggttggtcaccctacaACTGGTATGACCTTGACTATACCCTATGTCTGACCTGCATGATGCAACACAAGGCTTTACATCTCTAAAGAGACAACAGCGCAGTCAAATCACATGCTTAGTTTCCCAAGCCCTAGCCAAACTGCTACCCTAGAAGCTGGGTTCTCTTTCCCACCCAGACAGAGGAGCTGTGTCAGAAATTCCTAGGCATGTGGTGACCCTGGATTCCTCAGCCTTCTATTCCCACCATCTCACACTCAGCTCCAGCTACCACCTAAACAAGGAACACCAAATCCACCAGTGACCCCAATCCATGGCACTGGCCACCCTCTCTGCCCAGCCCTGGCCAGCAAGCTGGTAGGGCCTGGGGGCGGTGGTCAAGGTTGGATtatcagagagggaaagaggggaacCCATCTGAGACGGTGACGTGCTGTACCACAGCAAATCACAAGAAAGGGGAACCCCAGATAAATTACAGTCTGCTGACGTCGGGAGACGTGCAGTTTGCGTCTTTGAGTTACAGAAATACTAGAATGCTCACTGAACAGTCCATTTCGGAGTTTGGGGTCCAAAGCTGACTCACCTTCAGAGCAGAAACCACGTGAAAGCCCTGGtattaaggtgtacagcatacgCTCATTCAGAAGCCGTAGTATTTGAAACTCACACAGATCTTGGGAAAGCTCACAGATCATTTCCGCCGGTTATTAGAGGCTTCTCCAAAATTATAAGGAAGATTCGAAGAAAATGCCAAGACTGATATTCATCCCCCCTTGTTACAGAATTTTCCTGCCTCACGAGGTGAAAAGAATAATAAGCAGGGGACACAAGCCTCCAGGAATCATCCCTATTTGGCCCTTTGTCACCTTGACTGCTTGTGTACATATTAAAATGTAGAATTTCAAATAAGCTTGTTAGGTATCCTTGCCCAATCTGCACACACAAATCCTACTAACTGAACTACTAATAGCCAAGGTGAAGCGTAGATGTAATTGTTGCCTTTTTAAACTTAATTGTCTAGGAAATTGCCTCAGACCCCAAAGAAAGATTACTGTGAAAATTTCCAACGACCCAAATACGTGAGCCCTGCAACAGCCGTTTCCTGGTCCCTCCCCGCAAGGCTCAGCCTGACTAACTTTGCTGTTGCAAGATTGCATCACTGACTTTTGCAATTTTCTGGCCAGTCCAATTTCCCCCTCCTCTCTTTGCCCTCTCCCTTTGTCTGCTTGAAGCGCTTTTAGCCCAATGTCTCTCCTTTCCCCTACTTGCTAACTAACTCTGGTGTATGGATAACCAAAGCTAAACCAGAACGCCCGCCGCAACGGTGATGAAGTTTAATCCTAGTTGAAATCAACCCTACCCTCCTCATGCTTCCTAGAGTACTCTCTACTCTTTAGCTTCTTACCCAAGCTGCCTACTCTCACTCTTCTGCCCCTAAACTGTTTCTATGCTAAGTGGAGCTGGTACGGTGGCGTTGCCCCCCAGATTCAGGGAAGTGGCATATAATTATTGAGGAAAGTATGAAATATTTGCAGTTCAGACCAGCAGACAAACTTTTACCAACGGCCCCCCTTCCATATTCACCTCTCCCTAGCCCCCAACTTCACTTCTCAAGTGGGAGTGGGGACAATTTGGATTTAATGGCAGTTCCCTGATACACAAAAGTACAGATACAAACACCTACAGGCACAGAGActgacatcacacacacacacacacacacacacacacgccctcaTCTGTGCATAAAGGGCACCCTCAATGAATAGTTATCTATCAAGTGACCCTAGAAATGCAAGCACCTATGAATAAAACCagtcagaccagaaataaacagtATAAGCACAAACTGCATTATGCAGAGCCTGGAGACCCGTTCTGATCATCACCCGGATCCCTCCCCCTTGCCTTCTACCTCGGATCCCTACACGTGTGGGAAGATGACAAACCTCCtgaataaaaactaatttttcaGTTAGGTAGAACCccaggtgtccttataaggggTCCTTCCAGACTGCCCCGGACGAGGGAAGCTGTGACCCACCCACACGATTAAGAAAGAGGTCAGAAATGGACGTGGATACCTCCCTGGGCTCTGGGTGCTCACCCTTGTACATCCAGGCCCGCCCTCCCCCGCACCCCGGGCTCACACGGCCGGGGCGACATGCACAGCTCGTGGCTGACTCCCCCAAGGTCCTTGCCccgctcctcccctccctcctcttcccgcCCCCTCCACTCTCTGGCCGGTGCAGCACGGGCCCCAGCCCAAGGAGCCCAGGAGGCGGGGCTCGGAGAAAAACATATAAGTGGCCCCGGGGTGCTGACCAGGTGTCAGTTGCGGAATCTCCATCCGGAAGACCCGCGGCTAccgaggaaggggaggaggaggaggaggcggagaaggagaaggagaacgCAGAGCCGCGGAACCCACGCACACCGCGATCGCCGACACGGCTTGCGCTGCCTGCTGCTCGCTCGACGCCCCTAGGTGAGCCCGGCGGGGAAGAGCGCGGCGGGGCGCGGGGTCCCGGGTGGGTTCCCCTCTCTGCAGGCCTACCCCGAGAGAGCCGAGTGAGGGAGGGCTGCTCGGGAAGATGCAAACGTCTTTCGGTGGCTAAAAGCCCCCTTTTCTGCTCCGCTTCTCCCGCAGATCACTCCCACCCCGAGAGCCCGGAGCCGAGATGGAAACGGTCCAGGAGCTGATTCCTCTGGCCAAGGAGCTGATGGCGCAGAAGCCCAGCCGGAAGCTGGTGAGGCTGTACGTGCTGGGCGGCGTGCTGGCGCTCTTCGGCGCCGTGCTCGGCCTGATGGAGACCTTGTGCAGCCCCTTCACGGCCGCCGGCCGCCTGCGGGAGCGGGAGGCAGCGGTGGCCGAGCTACAGGCCGCCCGGGAGCGAAAGGCCCTCCGGGAGCGGGCCCTGCTGGAGAAAAGCAAGCAGCTGGAGGTCGTCCAGGGCTGCCGGGCCCAGACCAACCGGCTGCACGCCTCGTAGGAACCCTGGGGGCCGGcggagggatggggagagagacacacagagagaggagAGTGAGGCAGAGCGCGAGGGTCAGGCTCGAGTGGGCGTCTTGTGCTGTTTGGGCTTCTGAGAAGCTACTGACTTTAGAACTGAACTACCACGTGGACCCACCAAAAGGCGTTTGGGATTGAGTTTTGCTGCTGTGCAGCACTGCAGGGTGACATGTCCAAAACCTTCCAGCTATCTGACTGCATCCAGCATTTTGCACTAGGGTGAACGGAGGAGAAatgctttttatattattattgttattgttattattattattattattacagtgaccaccattttgcattttgaaataaaaaacgtTTTGTACTATATCTTAGCATCTGATTCCTGAGGGGCACGGTTTTCTGGGGTGGGCAGCAGGGAGGGCGGGCATTTTGGCGGAGGGGGGTCTTACGTGAGCCCAGTGGAGAGAGCAGTTTCCTGAAGGTCAGGCAACACTTGCTTCAGGGCTCTGGACTCATATTGATGTTACATGCTTATAAGTCTGTTGaggatttgtttttgctttgtgttaGGAGTGGCAAGAGAGAAACTTTTCTAAGTCCCACCAGACTCAGCATTTTAAGATCAGAAGATAAATCAACTTCTGAGCTAGAGTAAGTGAATGAGAGATACTGATTAATTCTAGGGCACAAAGCCTATTTGCCATCTCACACCTGTGCACCAGAGGATCTCATGGTTGATACCTCTTTCTTCCTAACTGTATTTTAGTGGAGGGGGGTGAGGACAGTgaggggaaaggaaggatggagggagggaaggagggaggaaactaGCTAGCTGGTAGGAAAAGAGGGAAGGCAATCTCCCAAGAACATTTAATTGGATGTCTAGCTCTACCAAGACTTTCTCCTCACAAACTGAATCACAGTAAGAAGTTCTAGGTTAGGAGGGGAAAAGACCAGTTGTCACAGTCCTGAGTCATCTTCCTCCAGGGACAGAACTTGCTCTGTGGTAATAGCTAGTCCAGTGGCTCTATAGGGCTCAGCGTAGGGAATTTTAAACAATGGCTCTTAAAGAAGTAGTTGGGGGCATAAGCCTGATGCCACTCCCCTAGTGATTTTAATACGTCTCCTGCCCTAACCAGGTACAGACAtttccctctctccatccatGGCTATGCATTTTTGCCAAACatagcaaggctcgtgccatcgcCTCTGACCAGACTCTCTCTCCACCACCACCCTCTTCCCTCACACACAcccttccattttatttctgccaACTTAAATCCTACCCAGTGTTCCTGGCCCTGATCAAGTGCCATCTCTGATATCTATCCTTATCACTCCAAACAAGAGAGCAGTCAGAATGGGGTGAGACTAATCAAGGGAAAAGACAcgaatttaaaggaaaagaagaatatcAGTGGAACCACTGTTCTCGCAGTTTCCAAAAATGGGAAAC carries:
- the G0S2 gene encoding G0/G1 switch protein 2; this encodes METVQELIPLAKELMAQKPSRKLVRLYVLGGVLALFGAVLGLMETLCSPFTAAGRLREREAAVAELQAARERKALRERALLEKSKQLEVVQGCRAQTNRLHAS